In a single window of the Planctomycetota bacterium genome:
- a CDS encoding nitrilase-related carbon-nitrogen hydrolase, translating to MHVAACQFDPAWEDKRANFARAGALLRSAGLPRGAFVALPEMFATGFSMNAAGIAEGEGGETEAFLSALARELGIYLVGGLVRAGRG from the coding sequence ATGCACGTCGCGGCCTGTCAGTTCGATCCGGCGTGGGAAGACAAGCGGGCGAATTTCGCGCGGGCGGGGGCGCTGCTTCGTTCGGCGGGGCTTCCGCGGGGGGCGTTCGTGGCGCTTCCGGAGATGTTCGCGACGGGCTTCAGCATGAACGCGGCGGGGATCGCGGAGGGGGAAGGGGGGGAGACGGAGGCGTTTCTTTCGGCGCTGGCGCGGGAGCTGGGGATTTATCTGGTGGGGGGCCTGGTGCGGGCGGGGCGGGG